One region of Fragaria vesca subsp. vesca linkage group LG4, FraVesHawaii_1.0, whole genome shotgun sequence genomic DNA includes:
- the LOC101291426 gene encoding uncharacterized protein LOC101291426, with protein MWNDYVDIPWASHGEQLPIINEEATHPSSPQLVMPNHDMADMLQDAFGFHDHMTMPSSPEVVGAENSNSSVDAQKFYKLLEDANTDLFLGARVKKLEFLVRLQRLYMSRHTADDMSWHSKIRTKDGVLRHLADSPAWAHLDEKYPDFGNECRNVRLGLASDGFSPFGMSRTTHSTWPVVMSVYNLPPWLCMKQPYLFLSLLILGPKGPGNNIDVYLQPLVEELKMLWNEGVETYDAFKKEMFRLRAAVLWTINDFPAYAMLSGYSTKGFKACPVCVEDIESVRLKNCKKLVFMGARRWLCDDHRYRGWKNNFNGKVERRPRPNGLTGSQCLRAIRGLIIKFGRRKKKKGTRKRKQNVQTLPEEDFGNWRKRSIFFELPYWEHLLLRHNLDVMHIEKNVTDSVLGTLLRLQGKNKDSKNARNDMVLLNVKHGLHPVTTEGNNDTIYPPASFNLLKDERTMMCEVMADYRPPDGWSSNIDCARRFLHTLKLYVRNKAQPEGCIAEGYIIDECLSFCTMYLSGDTESERIRLSRNADDPNNIVRPGLPLFVTKGRALEKGKKFMLTDEEKKRAHTHVLLNCPEIDSHLKYVWSYFVIGACGNRERRRGRRSVQESERQANLSFFKYFKSKIREKINEGDVNIDPDICALAEGPNNEAKRYKRYAMNGCRFHVKSVDTGSTYQNSGIFVQAGSNCYATANDRQPRDDMLDYYGVLTDIIELDYHNGRKVLLFEGNWIDSRTYSRGLKKDEFGFILSFHNHTKRNNDCCKRLRSPTQIPPPPLCRKLVKECPIADSDPTTTTVPEAGKGMSDRRLRSHHHRCAESRMSHYDMDFQLADDGLESLHDSVEYDDSETQDVGHLFVPQSTAPTENRSSEASRGNKKRGRGKTIGKWAVGRVREQVKWGMYGAPVWPRDKCAHYSHFLGSLATDGVYFPIDVQDWRHFDVDNDLGKAWLHIEGTIDWSEADTAAKKSKIKKYALERLSDRWKHHKADLKKLYWVPNKGTDELNSVHICENTNLREKHNFDELREEINRQTIQAQSDIEALKKQLEEAKIVRRHKEECEAIRRLIAMQPPRSQTLKIISDLEKEIAALDSENTASSRMLELRKKQFALLLHVVDELQTTIEEEQKSLIEEKEQRSVMEFANGGPEPMHVD; from the exons ATGTGGAATGACTATGTAGACATTCCTTGGGCATCACATGGTGAACAATTACCCATAATAAATGAAGAGGCAACACATCCCTCATCCCCACAGCTAGTTATGCCAAACCATGATATGGCTGATATGTTGCAAGATGCATTTGGGTTTCATGATCATATGACCATGCCTTCTTCTCCAGAGGTAGTTGGAGCTGAAAACTCGAATTCATCTGTTGATGCCCAAAAGTTCTACAAGTTACTTGAAGATGCAAACACAGATCTTTTTCTTGGAGCACGAGTAAAGAAGCTTGAATTTTTAGTGAG ATTGCAACGTTTGTATATGTCTCGCCATACTGCAGATGATATGTCTTGGCACTCTAAAATTCGGACAAAAGACGGGGTTCTTCGACACCTTGCTGATTCTCCAGCTTGGGCACATTTGGATGAAAAGTATCCAGATTTTGGTAACGAGTGTCGTAATGTCCGCTTGGGTTTGGCTAGTGATGGTTTTAGTCCTTTTGGAATGAGTAGGACTACACATAGTACATGGCCTGTTGTGATGTCTGTTTACAATCTACCTCCTTGGTTATGCATGAAACAGCCATACTTGTTCTTGTCATTGCTTATACTAGGCCCAAAAGGACCTGGTAATAATATTGATGTGTACTTACAGCCATTAGTGGAAGAGCTCAAGATGTTGTGGAATGAAGGAGTAGAGACATATGATGCATTCAAGAAAGAAATGTTTAGGCTGCGAGCTGCTGTGTTATGGACTATTAATGATTTTCCTGCATATGCCATGTTATCTGGTTATAGCACAAAAGGTTTCAAAGCTTGTCCGGTGTGTGTTGAAGATATAGAGTCTGTTAGGCTCAAGAATTGTAAAAAGTTGGTATTTATGGGAGCTCGTCGATGGTTGTGTGATGATCACCGCTACCGTGGATGGAAGAATAATTTCAATGGTAAGGTTGAACGAAGACCTCGCCCAAATGGTTTGACGGGTTCACAATGTCTAAGAGCAATTCGTGGTTTGATAATTAAATTTGGGAGAAGGAAAAAGAAAAAAGGAACTCGAAAACGTAAACAGAATGTTCAAACACTGCCTGAGGAGGACTTTGGTAATTGGAGGAAGAGGAGTATATTTTTTGAACTGCCTTACTGGGAGCATCTTTTATTGCGACATAATTTAGATGTCATGCATATTGAGAAAAATGTCACTGATAGTGTTCTTGGTACCTTACTTAGGCTGCAAGGGAAAAATAAAGATAGTAAAAATGCTCGAAACGACATGGTTCTTCTCAATGTCAAGCATGGTCTTCATCCTGTAACCACTGAAGGGAATAACGATACCATATATCCTCCAGCTAGCTTTAATCTGTTAAAAGATGAGAGAACGATGATGTGTGAAGTCATGGCTGACTATCGACCCCCAGATGGCTGGTCTTCCAATATTG ATTGTGCACGAAG GTTTCTGCACACATTGAAGCTGTATGTTCGCAATAAGGCTCAACCTGAAGGATGCATTGCTGAAGGATACATAATAGATGAGTGTCTCTCATTTTGTACCATGTATTTATCAGGTGATACTGAATCAGAAAGAATCAGATTGTCTCGTAATGCTGATGACCCTAATAACATCGTCAGACCTGGGTTGCCATTATTTGTTACAAAGGGACGAGCTTTAGAAAAGGGAAAAAAGTTTATGTTAACTGATGAGGAGAAGAAGCGAGCTCATACGCATGTGCTTCTCAACTGTCCAGAAATTGACAGCCACTTGAAGTATGTTTGGAGCTACTTTGTGATT GGAGCATGTGGAAATAGAGAAAGGAGAAGAGGTCGACGTTCTGTACAAGAGTCTGAGAGACAAGCAAATTTATCATTTTTCAAGTACTTTAAGAGCAAG ATCAGAGAAAAGATTAATGAAGGTGATGTGAATATTGATCCTGATATTTGCGCATTGGCGGAAGGACCAAATAATGAAGCCAAACGTTACAAAAGGTACGCCATGAATGGTTGCCGTTTTCATGTGAAGTCAGTTGACACTGGTTCTACATATCAAAATAGCGGTATTTTTGTCCAAGCTGGAAGTAATTGCTATGCTACTGCCAATGACCGCCAACCAAGAGATGACATGCTTGACTATTACGGCGTATTGACTGATATCATCGAATTGGACTATCATAATGGTAGGAAAGTATTGCTGTTTGAGGGGAACTGGATTGATAGCCGGACCTATAGTCGAGGATTGAAAAAGGATGAGTTTGGCTTCATATTG TCTTTCCACAACCACACAAAAAGAAACAACGACTGCTGCAAGAGGCTCCGATCGCCGACTCAGATCCCACCACCACCGCTGTGCCGGAAGCTGGTAAAGGAATGTCCGATCGCCGACTCAGATCCCACCACCACCACTGTGCCGGAAGCTGGTAAAGGAATGTCCGATCGCCGACTCAGATCCCACCACCACCGTTGTGCCGAAAGCCG AATGTCCCATTATGACATGGATTTTCAGCTAGCTGATGATGGCCTGGAATCGCTGCATGACAGCGTCGAATACGATGACAGTGAAACTCAAGATGTTGGTCATTTATTTGTGCCTCAATCAACAGCTCCTACTGAAAACAGAAGTAGTGAAGCCAGTCGCGGTAATAAGAAAAGAGGGCGAGGGAAAACGATTGGAAAATGGGCAGTGGGTAGAGTGAGAGAACAGGTTAAGTGGGGAATGTATGGGGCACCTGTGTGGCCAAGGGATAAGTGTGCACATTACAGCCATTTCCTTGGTAGTTTGGCAACTGATGGCGTTTATTTCCCAATTGACGTACAAGATTGGCGTCACTTTGATGTTGATAACGACCTTGGAAAGGCATGGTTGCATATTGAG GGGACAATTGATTGGTCTGAGGCTGACACTGCTGCTAAGAAATCTAAAATCAAGAAATATGCACTTGAGAGACTCTCAGATCGCTGGAAGCACCACAAGGCAGACTTGAAGAAATTGTATTGGGTGCCCAACAAAGGGACTGATGAGC TCAACTCCGTGCATATATGCGAAAATACGAATCTGAGAGAGAAGCACAACTTCGATGAGCTGAGGGAGGAGATCAATCGCCAGACTATTCAGGCGCAGAGTGACATTGAGGCTCTGAAGAAGCAGCTGGAGGAGGCCAAGATTGTGAGGCGGCATAAGGAGGAGTGCGAGGCCATTCGGCGGTTGATTGCGATGCAGCCGCCGCGGTCTCAGACGCTGAAGATCATTTCGGATTTGGAGAAGGAGATTGCGGCGTTGGATTCGGAGAACACAGCCAGTTCGAGGATGCTGGAGCTTCGGAAGAAGCAGTTTGCTCTGCTCTTACATGTG GTGGATGAGTTGCAGACTACGATAGAGGAAGAGCAGAAGAGTTTAATTGAGGAGAAGGAGCAGAGAAGTGTGATGGAGTTTGCAAATGGAGGACCGGAACCAATGCATGTTGATTGA